Genomic DNA from Corylus avellana chromosome ca4, CavTom2PMs-1.0:
AGCCTTCGGTTGTTGAGCTCATTGGAAAGCTTAACCGAGGCAGACTGGAAATCCATTAATGCACCGCAGAAGTTCAACCACCGCGAGTTTCGATTCTGGCAGTCTAGTAGTACAGGAAATTGCCTTACTGTTTTTGGAGGGGATGCTAGAAAAATAAGCGTGGGTGTAGCTGAGTGCAAGTTTGATGGCTCCAACCCTTACCAGCTCTTTGCATTCTGCTTCCACTATCAAAAAGCATTTTGTTGCAGTGGACTTCATAACGAGTAATTTCTTGAGCAATTCCAATTATGCCGAGGCCATTTATATTATAATGCATTTGAAGGTATAAACTTATAATGATAGAAGAAAGAGATTATCTCAttctgttagttcttgtgttggcttaattcagtttcaaaatgcagatgctactatttacgggctcaaacactgatatagaatgctcaaaatctaatcttcaccgttcataatgtagattcatgtgttatgaatgtccctgcaaaatttcagctcaatcggaccataaacgctcatcgatcggagctgttgatcaagactggacagcatttccaaaatgctgtttcacccatgtccggacatgccttccccgggtccagacctcatttccagaaactcaaattttgctccggacagcccattaacctgttcggacaccccgtaagttttaggccaaaaaacgtgattttaagtgggttaggtctagggttttgtcggaggtatatatacatcattatagaagagagaagtacgaatttgagcccccagagagttcgtcggaggctgtgctaagagagatcatatgtggtgagcgttaattGAATCTCTtggagttttagttattcctttgataaatctacggttgagaagtctatcggaataatccggtaaaggagaatcacgttgaagaagattgtgagcaaggagacgagttgtaggctagtcgatcttacagagccaaggtcttgcaaagggttgtaagtgttcctagtgtctgtaatctctggataatcttttgatagtgatttattcggtttggctgccccagagaggttttacttttagatcggtttctaaaaggtttcatcttCGTAACTAAAATATCtctgtctgcctctttattgctttatatattttgggtgattgaattgtttattgctacatattattaattccgcataaattgtgataaataaGTTTTTGGAGTCAGCATAGCGTTTTTCACATTCCAATAACTAAATCGATGTGTGTTACTCTAAATGATAGTTCATGCTTGGCTCTATAAATTTAATCCTACAGCTCAACTCCACTCGCACAATCTGCTCTATCTCGAAGTGCAAATCGTGACTTATATACAAGGCTTATATAATCCTTGGGAAAATTGAGGTTTAACGTTCAAGTAGGTTCATAAACGGACCACCTCATGAGGTGGTCGCGTTTGACTCAGAGTACGTCACATTCGAACGACAACTAGGAATTCTCTCCGATGAAGACGTAACTTGTTTGTGTTTAAAGGTAGGAGAGAATTAATATAATACAATGAATCTCATTACAATTAACAATAtgtaaaaatttcaattttacacTTGCgataattccaaaaaaaaaaaaacttatgaacCAAAAACTGACATATTGGAGGAACGGAACAAGCGACTCGTGAGTATTTGGGAAAGAGCAGTTTTAACTAGTTAACAGCACTACAAATCCTTCTTATCTGCCCAGCTGAACCAGTGAGAAGATCAATTTCACTCATTTTAATCATGGCGGATGCAAAATCAGACTTGAAAGTGGCAGGGCTTCTACTATATTTGGAAACAACGCTGTCTGTCGACCCTCCACTAAAGAGGATTTGATCTGAGGCAAGGAGACCCTTCTTTTGAATTAAATTCTTGAAGTAGTTATTGTCAAAAGAATTTGGAGTCACCAAGTCAAGTGCTGCCAAGTTTTGATCGCCGCCCGTAGCTGGACAACGGCGCTGGCGAGTGCTAGCAAATCCAGCATCAATATCACTCCCATCGTTGTATATCCGGTCTTTAAATGTGATGCATCGAGCTTGCCCTAAAGTGTGGGCACCTGCATTCATTTGgacattaattttgttagaatattgtttaaatttattatagTAATCAATATTATTTGATATCAAAGCTGAAGTCAtgagttcaaattaaaatattctacTTGTTGATGGGCTAACCTGATAAAGCAACCATATCCTCTGCAGTAAGGCCTTTGCGAGCAAAGTTAGAAAGAAGTGTCTGAAGGTCATCAGTGGCACGTGGAAGTTCTGTCTGAGCTAGAGCTAAGCTTGCGGTTGTGGAATCTCTTCTTCCGAGCTTCACAGACCAAGATGGGCCACCCACAGCAACAGATGCATCACGTGCAGCCACCGCAAGAATATCTGCGCAGGAAACAACTCCAGGGCATGTCTTCTCAACCTCAGCTTTGGCACTGTCTATcacttcaaaacctcttacaGAATTATTATTCTGCGATGCGTTTATTTCGCTTGTGATAGAGGGTGCATCCTTGAGTAGAATTGATGCATCACATCCCTGAACATTAAATGCATggcatatatattaaataatttggtccgcaaatttatatatatatatatatacacataaaaatatattataccTGAACAAAACAATCATGGAAATGGAGACGAACAAGAGACGCCGCCATCCGACGTTCGCGTGAAACTGCTGTTCGGATAACACTCCGAATGGTGCTGACTGCATTCGGACACGTGTGGTCGTAAAACTGGGAAGAAAGATGCGCATTGCAGGTTGAGGTAGAGCTGCTGAGAAACAGCAAGATAAGCAACAAAACAGCTGCattcttgtttgaatttctcatcCAACTCATCACCTTGTTAACCATTGCAGCCGCCATTAATTGATGGATCGATCttagtttgtttgtttcagGCAAAAGAAGATGAGAAAGAAGATGATAATGGAGAAAGCTGAACGGTATCCCATCAATTTATAGTTGCACTACTTTGTCTGGGTCACCTCTCTATTAATTCATGAACGCGTTGCCTCCCACTCGCACGCTCCACTATGACAATTTCTTCTTCGATATACTTTGAACATTCTTTCCTTTTACGTACgtacaatatataataataaaatatgaattcaagtcaaagataaaattatttacttatatatatataattctcgaTCATGCGTACATCGGTACATGTTTGAAATCCTCTTGGCATTAAATGGATACAATTGGGCATTTCTCATTATTAAAATGGTACGTAGTCAAACTTTGTTGTCttctataatttaattatatgggTGAATGATATTGACGGCGCCCCACCAAAGtgtt
This window encodes:
- the LOC132179337 gene encoding lignin-forming anionic peroxidase-like, giving the protein MRNSNKNAAVLLLILLFLSSSTSTCNAHLSSQFYDHTCPNAVSTIRSVIRTAVSRERRMAASLVRLHFHDCFVQGCDASILLKDAPSITSEINASQNNNSVRGFEVIDSAKAEVEKTCPGVVSCADILAVAARDASVAVGGPSWSVKLGRRDSTTASLALAQTELPRATDDLQTLLSNFARKGLTAEDMVALSGAHTLGQARCITFKDRIYNDGSDIDAGFASTRQRRCPATGGDQNLAALDLVTPNSFDNNYFKNLIQKKGLLASDQILFSGGSTDSVVSKYSRSPATFKSDFASAMIKMSEIDLLTGSAGQIRRICSAVN